CTAGTAGAGAAATAAAACTAGTCCCTTTTTCCCATTTTTCTTCGTATTCTGCTTTGGCTTCTCTGCGTCCCATAATCTCAGGTTAGCTTTTTTAATCGCCGTttcttttgtaaaccctaatttgatagcCTCTGCATATCATTATTTATAACTTTATAGCTTCAGTTTACAAAGATTTGGTTGATTGGAAACTGAAAGTGGTATCCCTGTTCTTTTTAAATTGATTTCTGCAGAAAATGGGTGCTGAAAAAGTAGACGCAGTAGTGGTAGATGCtacaagaagaaagaaaaaggagaaaaagaagatgcGACCAGCATCTGATTTAGATGCTCCTACAAACATAGAAGAAACCTGTAAGGCCAATTTATCCATTTTTTTGAACTTTGTTTTATAGGTTTATTGAGCCTGAGTCCCTCAATATTGTGATTAATTGTAATCTATTACTCTCGGATTTCCTCTGATAGTCTAGCTCCGTATTGCTTAAAATCATGTGTAGTTGTGTATTAGTGGAAACTAGATTCcagttttccaaaaccatatgcTGTTATTTTTTCCCTTCTATTACTCTCGGATTTCCTCTGATAATCTAGCTCCGTATTGCTATCTGCTATAGTAAAGACTTCTCTTTGGAGGAGAGAGCTCATAGTGGTTACAGTGATCATTATGACAGAAACGCCAATTACCCTCGGGTTTTATCATAGGGCTAGCTGACACCACGACAATGTAGTTTCCTGTACTTCAGACAGCAAGTACATTGTGGAGCGATTGACAAGGTTTTCCCGTGTCAACTAGGCAGAATCTTTTGAGTTGTATGATATTTCTTAGGTTGTGATACTGATTTGTTAGGTTGTGTTAGTTTTTACATACTCAGGAGTCAGGACTAATCCCGTTTTGGACTTGTTTAGGTCATGACGATGTGAAAGGACCGGCAACAGAAGAGAAACTAGTTGCGGTAGTGGTAGATgcttcaagaaaaaagaaaaaggagaaaaaggagaaaaagaagcGAGCAGCATCTGATTTAGATGCTCCTACAAACACAGAAGAAGCCTGTAAGGCcattttaattcatttttctgaACTTTTATAAGTTTATTGATCTTGAATTACTCAATATTGTGATTAGTTTGTAATCTTTGTTGCTTAAAATCATGTGTAGTTGAGTAATAATGGAAATTAGATTCCAGTTTTCCAACCCTTAAGGTGGACTTACTACTGTGTTCTTTCAAAATATACAtgccgttttttttttcttccaaatattcGATTAATCTCATTGGATATCGAAGGGCTAGCTGACACCACGACTATGTGGTTTCCTTTACTTCATATAGCAAGTAAATTGTGGAGCCACTGACAAGGTTTTCCCATGTCAACTAGTTAGAATCTTTCGAGTTGTATGATATTTCTTAGTTTGTGATATTGATTTGTTAGGTTATGTTAGTTTTTACACAATCAGGGATTCAGGAGTCAGGACTAATCCCGTTTTCGACTTGTTTAGGTCATGACGATGATAAAGGACCGACAATAGAAGAGAAACTTGCGAGTATAAACTTAACTAATGACAATAAAAGCAGCATCACTGAAGACGAGGAGCCTTCTACAATCACAACAGTCCCAAGTGCAGATTCGGTTCACGTGTTGCTCAAGCAAGCATTACATGCTGATGATCGTGTGTTATTGTTAGACTGCTTGTACACGCAAGATGAAAAGGTATGCCTAGTTATTTGATAACATAACTGGATAGAGATATATTTAACACAGTGTTTACTGCTTACAACCTTGGGGTTCATGAGAAAATGATCCAATGGCTGAGTTTGTGTCTGTTTCTGGATGGTTCACATAGCAAGCAGATCATCCTACAAAACCTTACCTCGGACCATATTAATTCGTGACTGCAGGTGGTCTAACTATGGTCTTAGAGTAAGTAGAACAAATGTATAACCCATATTATTGGGTTGACTTGTCGTAGCCTACTTTTGGGATTGTCAACCCAATGAGATTGATGTTTTGAATCGTAGTGTTACTAATGGAATGACACTTGGTTCCAGGTTATTGCAAATTCGATCTCCCTATTGCATCTAACAGATGCTCTTAAACTCTTGGATGCCTTGTTAGTGCTTACACAGTCAAGGTAAGCTCCTTTTCATTGAGTTTTAAGAGTCAAATTTGTGAGCTAAATTCTGACTGATTGGTTTTGAACTCTTGGTTTTAGGAAGAGTTAGTTCAAAATATACATGGTTCAGTTGATTATACAAGTTTTCTGGTAAAGACCTTGACAAGGCTGAATTGATTTTTCTTATCAGGGGTGCAGTGCTAGCATGTGCTCTTCCTTGGCTAAAAAATTTACTTCTTCAACATTCAAGTAGCATAACATCAAAAGAATCTTCCCTAAGGTCACTCAACTCTCTATATCAGGTCATTTTCTTCCCTCacaattctatttaattcttttgatTTGTATGCCAAGCTTCTTCTCTCATGTCCTATTTGCTCCATTTGCAAGCCATAAGCACATGCATCTTGATACGGTGCTTGTGTTCCCGCATATTGTGATAGGAAACATTCATCTTGATATTAGTAGGTTTCTCATAGACATCAACTATTATAATACTGCACCATAACAATATTACGGTAATTGCAAATGCATCATATGCTAAAAGTGTATGTATAGAAGGAATGATCTTATTTTTAGCAATTGCACATATTGGTGATGGGAATTACAAAAGTTACATGGAATGATTTTCAGTAGTGTATTTGAAGGATAACAAGTATAGAGTATCCCATGTTTCGTCAACTATTATATGAAGCTCTCTTGGCTGTTATCGTAACTTTCTTAGCAGTTGAAGTGTCAACTTTATGGCTGAAATGATTATCGTTCTACCCTTATATGCAGCTTATTGACTCTCGAGTTTCAACATATCGACCAGCTCTTCAGTTATCAAGTTGTTTGGATTACCTTTTCACAGAAGTGAGTTCAATGAAAGTTTTACTTTGAATTGGATTTTTATTTACATTGTAAGGCTTCTCACTTGCTATTGTTGGTTTTTCTCGAACAGATATCAGATGATGCTGATGATGAGACAATCATTGCCCCCATTATTTATGAAGATTTTGATGACAGTGAGTTAGAGGAATCTGAAGATGTCGCCATGGACACCGATCCAGAGACTGAAAAACAACATGAGGAGGTAGCTATGTTCAGTGATTATGATGAATGCGATGAAATGAGCGACGATTGACACTGATTGGAAATGAGTAGTACATCTAGCTAAAAGTAATTGTTGTATTCAGTTGCACCAGTATTCTGTGCTTGAAGTCTTTAAATTTTGGTATCTCAGTCATAACAGTTATAAGCTTTTCCGTAAAATTTGATCTTATGTAAGAGGGAAATCATCTTCACTGCATTTCAGGCTCTACCTAAAAATTTGCAATTGTAAAATGTTCAAATTTCTGAAGGGGATTTCTTCTCAAGAAGAAAAATACTGCCAGCCTTCCAAACCTCCTGATTATAATCAACACTCAGCAGTGTGCACATTTTCCCCGGTTCTCAGGAGAGATGTAAGAAGCTCAGTTTCAGTTTGTTTTTGCTAAAAGAGTGTTGATAGAATAGCGTTGTAATGGTTTTTATCCAAATCATATTAGAAACTGCATTATTTGTGTGAGTAAAAAATTTAAATAAGACTATGAAACGAAAACCATTACAGAAGCCAAATAACAGGACAAACCAACTAAAAGAaggaagctgctgcagctgggaCAACTGGGCTTGTCCAGATATGGGATAAGAGGTTGCGCCCCTGGGATCATAGATTTGCAGGGGATTGCTTTTGTGTGCAGCCATGGATGGGCGCCACATCACTTCCTCTCTCCATTTTTGCCTGTCCCATATCTGGACCATATTGTTTACCTTTGGTTTTGTCCCAACTTAAGTGTTTTCGCTAAGAAGGCACTCCTGCAGGTAGCTCATTGCTAAGACACTGTCAGGCAGTTGGCATTGGGCTCGTTACGATTTGATACTTCCTGTACTTTTTGAAGTCAATCAACATACTAAGCCATCCTGCAGGTATATTAAACCAACCGGAatgaagattttcagaaaaagCATGTTCTCAACTTGAGCGTGCAGCTGATAATCTATGTATGGGCAATAATAGATATTCCCTCTGTCTCACTGTTAGGTGACCTAGTGTATAATTAAATTCATTTAATAGTGAGACGGGAGACCTAGTGTATAATTAAATTCACTTAATAGTGAGACGGGGGAGTAGTAATTTTCAGGAGGAGGGAAGGTAGTAATATTAGTATTTCTAAACTAGCTACCCACCAAAAAAAGATTGTCTCCCCAAAATGGCGGCTTCTCTTCTCATAATCTCTTAAAAAGTCTTGTAATCATCTGACTAGGAAAATGAGAATAACCAGGCGGCGATGACATTTCTGTGCCATACAGAAGAATCAAACCAACACAATATCTTCATATTCCTGCTGAGGTATGTGATTATGTCAGATCAAACAATAAAAAAACCAATCGGATTAAAGTCCAATGTATCAAACGGTTCCAACCTAGAGTAATAATCAGATTACAAGTATTATGTGAACCCTGAATAATTCTCTAAAACCTCACGattcccaaaaaaaaataaaaaatcaaagaatTTATTTATTAACAAGGGATCAAGCCTTTCAATTGAATGATCAATGAATGTCAAAACATGCATCTATTTACATTTACATTGCTAATTACACAACCTCaccagaagaaaaaaatatttggaacaaGAAAAAATTTAAGATTACTGAAATTTTGTGTCATCTCACAGCAGACGCAACAGTATGAGCCCAATTTCTAAGATGATATTTCATGGCTATTTCATTGTCTAATTTAGGAACTTGCCACTTGATTAATGGCAGCTCTTCTTCCTTTGTTTTGTTATCTAAAACAGCCCAAGCTTCAGACAAATAAGGTCTTTGAAAATCAGCACCTCTGGCTGGTTTACGACTTTGATCTTCTTCTTGTGCTTCTGTGATAAGGTTTTCCTTGTTTCCTAATCTCTGTAAACCAGGAATGATTGAAACCAAACTTGAATTCTTATCTTCTTCAGAAAatacaaaacccaaatccataaacCCTTTTAATTCTTCAAACTCAAGATCTGATAAGCTTTTActgctcttcatcttcttcattcttttACCCTTGATCATCAATTTATTTGAAGCTGCTCCTCTAGTTTCACCTGATGATGAATCAAGTTTCTGTTCTTCTTCCACTTTTCCTGAATTGATTGTTTGTAATTGCTGCGGTCTTAGAACTgaatcaggagaagaagaagaagtaaaacttGATTGTGACTGTAAATCTTCACTTACAGATCGAAGAAGAGATGATTGTATTCGAGTAATCTCTGGTTTTAAAGGTTTGAATAGAAATTCAAGATCTGGGTTTGTGGCAAAAGATGGTGCTGCGATGATATCATTGTAAAACCAGTTGGAATCAAAGAGATTCAATAATTGCTCCTCATCCATGGCTGCAAATGATTGGGGTTCTAGTGGAATCTATAccttgatgataatgatgattttGAACCCTATATATACATGTAGTTGAACTAAAGAATCAACCTTAGATGCTACTAGATATTACTAGAAATACCTACTCTGAAGGGAACACGTTTAAAATTCAACTTCTTACAAATTAAGAATTTCATCTTATTAGTTAACCTCGTGAACCTTGTTAACAAAGTTTTTTTATTCCAGTAATTTGATTAGTCAATTTATTTGACATGTAGACACGTTAGTAGTTGTGGTTGATATGTATGGGTTTGGACTAACCACGAGATTAGTGCGAAACATCGTGGGGTTAGTTCATTGTCACTGTCAAATTGTCAATGTATGTAGTATGTACGCTACGACTTGCTCTTTTTATTTAAACTACTAGTGATTCGCTCGTGCTTTGCGTGGACTCAAGTTATGAATCCCAGATAACTACAGATTCTCACACCTATAAGTGTCTGATGTGTTAAGCTTAGTCCTATGGTGTGCTAATCTAGTAGCTAGATTAGCGGTCCACGTCAACCTGGACAATCTTCTAAGTTTTAGGATAATGCTAATCTAGCATGCTAGTCGCTGAATAAATCAACGCTGAGCGTTGAACAATTAAGCGAAAAATCCTGGCGCCGGATGGAACAACGCTTGACCAGTCAACTAGTTGACTgcgttgaaccattcagcgccACAGAACTCCCGATATCAACTGCAACATCGACTTCTTCtccatttcttcatcttctcctcttttctttctcatttctttCTGCACTGCATGATTCCATCCCATGagattttttcatcatttttccgaTTCACTCTGTGGGTTTGTTCAACAACAAATTTGTGATCGTTTGAGGGTGGTTTGGTGCGATTCCGTCCACGAAATCAATTGGAGTAAGAAATTTAAGTTTTAGGTTTTaagttttatgatttttgattatcattatattttgatgaaattgatgattgatATTAGTTATTCAGATGATTTGTGTTAGTCTTgtatgatttaatttgattatttgtgatgaattttttttgagGGATATAATTTGATTACTTgtgatgaaaaaaatgaaattttgattagttgtgatgaaaatgaatgataatttCTATAATTAGTTTGTAGGTAAATTTTATGATTTGtatgattatttgtgatgaaaatttGTACGTAAATTTGTATGAAATTtagtgattgatatttttttcatgtttgttattaACTGTAGTATGAGTATGGA
This DNA window, taken from Papaver somniferum cultivar HN1 chromosome 3, ASM357369v1, whole genome shotgun sequence, encodes the following:
- the LOC113356186 gene encoding WD repeat-containing protein 43-like, whose amino-acid sequence is MGAEKVDAVVVDATRRKKKEKKKMRPASDLDAPTNIEETCHDDVKGPATEEKLVAVVVDASRKKKKEKKEKKKRAASDLDAPTNTEEACHDDDKGPTIEEKLASINLTNDNKSSITEDEEPSTITTVPSADSVHVLLKQALHADDRVLLLDCLYTQDEKVIANSISLLHLTDALKLLDALLVLTQSRGAVLACALPWLKNLLLQHSSSITSKESSLRSLNSLYQLIDSRVSTYRPALQLSSCLDYLFTEISDDADDETIIAPIIYEDFDDSELEESEDVAMDTDPETEKQHEEVAMFSDYDECDEMSDD
- the LOC113359464 gene encoding uncharacterized protein LOC113359464, yielding MDEEQLLNLFDSNWFYNDIIAAPSFATNPDLEFLFKPLKPEITRIQSSLLRSVSEDLQSQSSFTSSSSPDSVLRPQQLQTINSGKVEEEQKLDSSSGETRGAASNKLMIKGKRMKKMKSSKSLSDLEFEELKGFMDLGFVFSEEDKNSSLVSIIPGLQRLGNKENLITEAQEEDQSRKPARGADFQRPYLSEAWAVLDNKTKEEELPLIKWQVPKLDNEIAMKYHLRNWAHTVASAVR